A single window of Narcine bancroftii isolate sNarBan1 chromosome 1, sNarBan1.hap1, whole genome shotgun sequence DNA harbors:
- the LOC138756901 gene encoding uncharacterized protein yields MQGLSYSQKEGGRGAGIRNKSAGRGAGSSDLFSPTPEHKRQARQFRCFHRVFSLLLYGGRKHREGHDCVGEKPAIRHVRTSTPLPSSRSPLHPLRPAQPAHSPLPPTRAARSFSPTPDPRSPLLLPHPRSPLLLPHPRSPLLLPHPRSPLLLPHPRSPLPLPHPRSPLPLPPSRAARSRSPPHPRSPLPHPRPAQPAPAPPPPAQPGPAPPPLRPAQPAPPPLRPAQPAPPLGPAQPAPPLGPAQPAPPLRPAQPAPPLRPAQPAPPLRPAQPAPPLRPAQPAPPLRPAQPAPPLSVPRSPLPPLSVPRSPLPPLRPAQPAPPLRPAQPAPPLRPAQPAPPLRPAQPAPPLRPAQPAPPLRPAQPAPPLRPAQPAPSPSRSPSPSRAVRTPPSRTPPPQPALLHPEPPPPQPALLHPEPPSHSSIPNPLRTPPSRTPPPQPALLHPEPPRHSPHSSIPNPPPHSSIPNPPPHSSIPNPPTVRTPPSRNPPPHSSIPNPPTTRTPPSRTPPHSSIPNPPPIARTPPSRTSPTARTPPSRTPPPQPALLHPETPPRTPPSRTPPQPALLHPEPPPHSSIPNPPPQPALLHPETPPHRPHSSIPNPPHSPQSSIPIAPPQPALLHPEHPPPTARTPPSRTPPPHSPHSSIPNPPPTARTPPSRTPPTARTPPSLNPPPHSSIPNPPPQPALLHPETPHRTPPFRTPPTQPALLHPEPPPHSSIPNPPHRPHSSIPNPPPQPALLHPETPPHSSIPNPPPTARTPPSRNPPRTPPFRTPPPQPALHSEPPPQPALLHPETPPALLHPEPPPQPALLHPEPPPTARTPPSRNPPRTPPFRNPPHSPHSSIPKPPPHSSIPNPPPQAALLHPEPPPTARTPPSRNPPPHSSIPNPPPTARTTPSRNPPRTPPFRTPPPQPALHSEPPPQPALLHPETPPALLHPEPPHSPHSSIPNPPTARTPPSRNPPRTPPFRTPPHSPHSSIPKPPPALLHSEPPPTARTPPSRNPSPHSSIPNTPHTARTPPSRTPPHNPHSSIPNPPRTPPFRTPPHRPHSSIPNPPPQPALLHPETPPALLHSEPPPHSPHSSIPKPPPHSSIPNPPPTARTPFRTPPTARTPPSRNPPRTPPSRTPPTARTPPSRTPPQPALLHPEPPHSPHSSIPKPPPHSSIPNPPHSPHSSIPKPPPHSSIPNPPHSPHSSIPNAPPTARTPPFRTPPPQPALLHSEPPPPPHSSIPNAPPPTARTPPSRTPPTPALLHSDPPPLSPDSSIPNPPPPPITARSSLPQPAPSPSLSGARKLGCTDGRGGGGENVKNARDLATAAVPRPGCCGAAGPLRGHPEPSGPATPPPPAPLSLLPATQQPHCCQERGDIVAKISDIVSQRRRHQLTSGLV; encoded by the coding sequence ATGCAGGGATTGAGTTACTCacagaaagagggagggaggggcgctGGGATCCGCAACAAGTCGGCGGGGCGTGGGGCCGGCAGCAGCgacctcttttcccccacccccgaGCACAAGCGACAGGCTCGCCAATTCCGTTGCTTCCACCGGGTTTTCTCCCTGCTCCTGTATGGAGGCAGGAAACACAGAGAGGGCCATGATTGTGTGGGAGAAAAGCCCGCAATTCGGCACGTTAGAACCAGCACGCCGctcccttcttcccgcagcccgCTACACCCACTCCGCCCTGCGCAGCCCGCTCACTCTCCCCTACCCCCGACCCGCGCAGCCcgctccttctcccccacccccgaccCGCGCAGCCcgctccttctcccccacccgcGCAGCCcgctccttctcccccacccgcGCAGCCcgctccttctcccccacccgcGCAGCCcgctccttctcccccacccgcGCAGCCCGCTCCCTCTCCCGCACCCGCGCAGCCCGCTCCCGCTCCCCCCGTCCCGCGCAGCCCGCtcccgctcccccccccacccgcgcAGCCCGCTCCCGCACCCCCGTCCCGCGCAGCCCGCTCCCGCTCCCCCCCCACCCGCGCAGCCCGGTCccgctccccccccactccgtccCGCGCAGCCCGCTCCCCCCCCTCTCCGTCCCGCGCAGCCCGCTCCCCCTCTCGGTCCCGCGCAGCCCGCTCCCCCTCTCGGTCCCGCGCAGCCCGCTCCCCCTCTCCGTCCCGCGCAGCCCGCTCCCCCTCTCCGTCCCGCGCAGCCCGCTCCCCCTCTCCGTCCCGCGCAGCCCGCTCCCCCTCTCCGTCCCGCGCAGCCCGCTCCCCCTCTCCGTCCCGCGCAGCCCGCTCCCCCCCTCTCCGTCCCGCGCAGCCCGCTCCCCCCCCTTTCCGTCCCGCGCAGCCCGCTCCCCCCTCTCCGTCCCGCGCAGCCCGCTCCCCCTCTCCGTCCCGCGCAGCCCGCTCCCCCTCTCCGTCCCGCGCAGCCCGCTCCCCCTCTCCGTCCCGCGCAGCCCGCTCCCCCTCTCCGTCCCGCGCAGCCCGCTCCCCCTCTCCGTCCCGCGCAGCCCGCTCCCCCTCTCCGTCCCGCGCAGCCCGCTCCCTCTCCGTCCCGCTCCCCCTCTCCGTCCCGCGCAGTCCGCACTCCTCCATcccgaaccccccccccacagcccgcaCTCCTCCAtcccgaacccccccccccacagcccgcaCTCCTCCATCCCGAACCCCCTTCGCACTCCTCCATCCCGAACCCCCTTCGCACTCCTCCATCCCGAACCCCCCCGCCACAGCCCGCACTCCTCCATCCCGAACCCCCCCGCCACAGCCCGCACTCCTCCATCCCGAACCCCCCCCCGCACTCCTCCATCCCGAACCCCCCCCCGCACTCCTCCATCCCGAACCCCCCCACAGTCCGCACTCCTCCATCCCGAAACCCCCCCCCGCACTCCTCCATCCCGAACCCCCCCACAACCCGCACTCCTCCATCTCGAACCCCCCCGCACTCCTCCATTCCGAACCCCCCCCCCATAGCCCGCACTCCTCCATCCCGAACCTCCCCCACAGCCCGCACTCCTCCATcccgaaccccccccccacagcccgcaCTCCTCCATCCCGAAACCCCCCCCCGCACTCCTCCATCCCGAACCCCCCCACAACCCGCACTCCTCCATCCCGAACCCCCCCCGCACTCCTCCATTCCgaacccccccccacagcccgcaCTCCTCCATCCCGAAACCCCCCCCCACAGGCCGCACTCCTCCATCCCGAACCCCCCCCACAGCCCGCAATCCTCCATTCCGATCGCCCCCCCACAGCCCGCACTCCTCCATCccgaacaccccccccccacagcccgcaCTCCTCCATCccgaacaccccccccccacagcccgcaCTCCTCCATcccgaaccccccccccacagcccgcaCTCCTCCATCCCGAACCCCCCCCACAGCCCGCACTCCTCCATCCCTAAACCCCCCCCCGCACTCCTCCATTCCgaacccccccccacagcccgcaCTCCTCCATCCCGAAACCCCTCACCGCACTCCTCCATTCCGAACCCCCCCCACACAGCCCGCACTCCTCCATCCCGAACCCCCCCCGCACTCCTCCATTCCGAACCCCCCCCACAGGCCGCACTCCTCCATCCCgaacccccccccacagcccgcaCTCCTCCATCCCGAAACCCCCCCGCACTCCTCCATtccgaaccccccccccacagcccgcaCTCCTCCATCCCGAAACCCCCCCCGCACTCCTCCATtccgaaccccccccccacagcccgcaCTCCATTCCGAACCCCCCCCACAGCCCGCACTCCTCCATCCCGAAACCCCCCCCGCACTCCTCCATCCCGAACCCCCCCCACAGCCCGCACTCCTCCATCCCgaacccccccccacagcccgcaCTCCTCCATCCCGAAACCCCCCCCGCACTCCTCCATTCCGAAACCCCCCCCACAGCCCGCACTCCTCCATCCCGAAACCCCCCCCGCACTCCTCCATTCCGAACCCCCCCCCACAGGCCGCACTCCTCCATCCCgaacccccccccacagcccgcaCTCCTCCATCCCGAAACCCCCCCCCGCACTCCTCCATtccgaaccccccccccacagcccgcaCTACTCCATCCCGAAACCCCCCCCGCACTCCTCCATtccgaaccccccccccacagcccgcaCTCCATTCCGAACCCCCCCCACAGCCCGCACTCCTCCATCCCGAAACCCCCCCCGCACTCCTCCATCCCGAACCCCCCCACAGCCCGCACTCCTCCATCCCGAACCCCCCCACAGCCCGCACTCCTCCATCCCGAAACCCCCCCCGCACTCCTCCATTCCgaacccccccccacagcccgcaCTCCTCCATCCCTAAACCCCCCCCCGCACTCCTCCATTCCgaacccccccccacagcccgcaCTCCTCCATCCCGAAACCCCTCACCGCACTCCTCCATTCCGAACACCCCCCACACAGCCCGCACTCCTCCATCCCgaacccccccccacaacccgcaCTCCTCCATCCCGAACCCCCCCCGCACTCCTCCATTCCGAACCCCCCCCCACAGGCCGCACTCCTCCATCCCgaacccccccccacagcccgcaCTCCTCCATCCCGAAACCCCCCCCGCACTCCTCCATtccgaaccccccccccacagcccgcaCTCCTCCATCCCGAAACCCCCCCCGCACTCCTCCATtccgaaccccccccccacagcccgcaCTCCATTCCGAACCCCCCCCACAGCCCGCACTCCTCCATCCCGAAACCCCCCCCGCACTCCTCCATCCCGAACCCCCCCCACAGCCCGCACTCCTCCATCCCGAACCCCCCCACAGCCCGCACTCCTCCATCCCGAACCCCCCCACAGCCCGCACTCCTCCATCCCGAAACCCCCCCCGCACTCCTCCATTCCGAACCCCCCCCACAGCCCGCACTCCTCCATCCCGAAACCCCCCCCGCACTCCTCCATTCCGAACCCCCCCCACAGCCCGCACTCCTCCATTCCGAACGCCCCCCCCACAGCCCGCACTCCTCCATTCCGAACGCCCCCCCCACAGCCCGCACTCCTCCATTccgaaccccccccacccccgcactcCTCCATTccaaacgcccccccccccacagcccgcaCTCCTCCATCccgaaccccccccacccccgcactcCTCCattccgaccccccccccctcagcccgGACTCCTCCAtcccgaacccccccccccccccaattacagCCCGCTCGTCTCTCCCGCAgcccgccccctctccctccctctctggcgCCCGGAAGTTGGGCTGCACCgacgggaggggaggggggggggagaatgtgaaAAATGCCAGGGACTTGGCGACGGCCGCCGTGCCACGGCCCGGGTGCTGCGGGGCAGCCGGTCCGCTGCGAGGACACCCGGAGCCCTCGGGACCAGCAACCCCCCCACCTCCGGCCCCGCTCTCCCTACTCCCGGCGACACAGCAGCCCCATTGTTGCCAAGAAAGGGGCGACATTGTTGCCAAAATCAGCGACATTGTTTCCCAGAGAAGAAGGCACCAACTCACCTCAGGATTGGTCTAA